TGATCGGGAAATCTAGAGAAGCTAGTCTCTGAGACGGATCTTGTCCCCGATAGAATCAATGGACCCCGCGGATTATTCCGATTCAATTCCGATGTCGACTCCGAAACAGGAGTAGAAGGGACTTTTGAATTGGAAAACGAATAGTTATTGAGCTTACTCTCGAACACCCTCTTCCTCTCCATCTCCTCCTTAATCTTCAAAATTATCTGATCAGTTGAGTTAGATGAAGACCCATTATCGGATGATGCCGTTGCAGGAGTGAATCGCTCGTTGCTCGAAGCAGAAGATTGGAATCTCCTGCTCGACATCACTCTCAGCATCTCCGAATTCAACAACATGAGATCAGAAGAGTTGACGTCGCTCCATCTGTTCTTGCAGACGACGTCGGAGACGATGATCATGTGCTTGAATTTATGCAGCAACTTAcggtcatcatcatcaccatcgcCAGCATCTTCGCCGTCGATGATGACGTGTTGTTCTTCTTGGATTGGCAGTTCTTCCCCTTTCTTGTCTATTTCGATCTTCCTAAAGCTACCTCCGATGCTGAACCTTGAAGACGACGAACCCACTTGATTATTATCATTGTTTTGCTCCCTACGGACAAAGAGCTCGAGATTTGGGTCATCAGTGAGATCCGAAGGGTTCCGAGAGATTCTCAAACTGTTGGAATAGGTGAAGATGGTGAGGTCAGAAGGGTCGACCTGATGCCTACAGAGGGGACAGCTAGAGTGGCTTTCGAGCCATCGATCGACGCAGTCGATGTGAAAGGCGTGCTTGCACTTAGGCACCAATCTCAGGATCTCGGTGTCTTCGAACTTGGAGAGGCAGACAGCGCACTCGAGGCCTTCTCTCGCTCCTTTCAAAGAAGAGAAGCGGAAGAAAGGGAGTGACTCAATCACCGTCTTGTCGATTCCAGAGAAGCGCCGAGAGCTTGCTGCCCGGAGTTCCCCAAgactaaaaccaaaaccaaagcGGCGTTGGTCAACATCGTCGATGGTAAATTCGGACGAGGGGGTTCTGCGACAGTACTTGGCGTAGATGAGGAGAAGAAAGGTTAAGGAGAACATAATGGCTACGACGCCTATGATGACGGCGAAGCTTGGGCGGAACCCCGTCGACATGCTGCCGTTGCCGTTGTTGTCGATGCTTCCTGGGGATTGCGCTTCCGCGTCGAtgcccaagaagaagaagatgaagaaatgaaaCAAGTTGATCGAACCAGAACCCAAACCCAGTTTTCTCATATCGAAGAGAACGACTAAACCCAGACGGAACTCTTAAGATAAACAGAAGGAGAACATCTCGTCATTATTGAAACTTTGAAAAAGATTAGAGTTTTTTGGACGTTTTTTGTTGCTTAATTTGTGTTATATGACTGACTAATACAATAATTTACACTAATCAACAAATTAATTAACAAACaaatttaagtaattaattacaAACAACGGACACATCTAATCTAATGACCAAGTCTTTAACAATTCGACACCTCTACCTCCGCCTGCTTCTATTGTTGCGtgtgccccacacacaagcaaggcaaaatgtaccaccttacccctactcgggcAGACATAAGGCAATCCTTTTCGCTGCACTTGTCTGTGGAGACACACGGCAGTACCGGGCAGGCAGAAATATTGAAGTCGATGGGCCCATAGGGGCCCACAAGGAGCGGTGGGAGGAAGGAACTGGCCAAGACTTTGAATGACTAGAGAATTGCTGCCTTGCAGGGAATGGGGAGGGCCACTTCTCCTCTTACTCTTGCTTTGCTTTTGTGGAATTGTTCCGAGTGGGGGTTTTGTCGGCTTATTTAAGGTTTGGTTTCTTCCTCTCGGATTTGGCTGTCGTCTGGTTGCTACGGATGGTAattttcatggacaccccctgcAGGTTTGGCTTAATTACAGAGACACTCcataaaattttaatatatCAATTTTCTCCCTCTCGTTAACCACCGTTAGCTTAAAATTTGAAGTGTCCATTTTAACCCCCTTATATAGATTAAAAAAAGCCTCTCAAAACGTCTTCATCCCTTCTCAAACCGTTGGGAGACCTGCAACTCAGAGGAAGGAGACCATCATGCACCACCGACTACCCGCACCCTCCCTCCTCCTCTACCAGTAGCAAACTCCCCCCTCCTGCGAGCTGAATTGGTTCTGTTTTCTGCAAAATTTTCAACCTATGATCGAAttcttgaagttacttccagtTCAAATTCTTCCAGTGATCCATTATGTTAAGCTTGTTTCGAGACCTtagagcagagagagagagaaattgggTACTCAGGGTTTTTTGGGATTTGCAGGGAGGTGGATTTCAAAGCGTTTGCAATTCAAAGAGGATGAATTTGTAATTTGTAGCGTAGAGTGTTGGTGATTAAAagtttgggttttgattttgaaggaTCGGAATTTTATGGTGTTTGCGTTTTGAAGGGATTTGATGAGTACGGAAGTTACCAAATCTGTTTGAAGGTTTTGTTATTTTGTGTGCTAGGGTTACCGTTCTTGATGATTATATTTGTGTCTACATTGTCTGGTTTGCACATGGTGGAATTAAAGTTAAGTTCAGGTGTGTGCAGGTGGCGTTGTTGGAAACagagaaaaccctaattcaatTGGTAATAATTGGGGTTTCGGTGTTTCAGGGTTTGTGTTTGTAGCAAAGCAATCACTGATCAATCTTGCTGACTTGAAGGCACAGATAGTGAAGAAGGTTGGCCGGAGAGGGCAAAGCTGTACTCCCATTATTTGAATGGACTATTGAGCCTTAAGTTAAGCAAGGGTGAATTTAATAAGCTATGTCATCAGACTCTTGGGAGGGAGAATCTCCCTTCGCACAACCAAATTTTCATCTGCGTTTCTTccgcttcttccttctttcgtCTTCAGAGTGGTGGTTTTTTTGGGGCTTTAgacttaagggtattatggaaaGTTCAGAATTTGATAAGGGTAGTTTTACCATTAAGAAAGAGTTAACCATCCCTTAAGTGTAGAGACCTAACAGAATGgacttaataataataaagtcaTAATATAAGGGGGTGTCTTTGATATTGAAAGTTTTGAGGGTGTGTTTGTAATTAGGCCAAACTATAGGGGAGGTCTGTGAAATTTACCCTCTATGTAAATGTTTACATTCTACAAAACCCTACAAAAGGGACGAGGGAACTGGGTCGATTCAGTAAATAAACAATTGCGGATATCATATCTAATTCCAATCAGAAAGCCTACATACTCCTAACATCTATCCAAGTTGACTTCAAATAGCTGACTTGCTTTGATATATTCtaccaattgaaattaaaaaaaaataatacagtTAATGGACCAAGTATTCCTTAGCTATAGTGACTGGGAATCCATTCAGAATGGGCTTCAGATGAGGAGGAGAAAGGTATCAAGAAGGTATTTTCGAgttatactaaaaccctataggggtttgtgaactaGGATGATGGCTAAACCTTCACCTCACTTtgtccccccaaaaaaaaagtttcaatttGATATTCTGCAAGAAATAAAGTTTTACCTTCATCCAAAGTGAACCAGTGATCTTTcaaatcaccattatgatcACTGTTCCTATATCCGAATGTCTGAAACGCCTTCTCATTGTCTAAGAATCTCGATCTTGCTAAACTCGGCCAAGTCTACTAGGATTGGGATTGAGACGctacttcttttttgtttttgggaaatTATCAACGCCATCACCTGACGTTTGCCcatattttaaagcacacccactaactactATAATATCAACGCCACCCCCTACTTTACCAAAATAATTTCACACAAACCCCCTACCATTAGTTAAGAActgttaagtggtgatgtcagctatataatattttttaaaagacaattctgCCATTCTTAGTGGGTGAAGTACCTAACTTACCCTTTCAATTAAACTacccacaaacccttcttcttccttaaaatAAACTTAATGGGAACCACCCTAACACCTTCccttcttcccctccttcttcttcttcctcctctgcaaccccactgGCCCCACCAGTTGTTGCAACCCAATCCCACCCCACCTGCCACTACCCCGCTGCAACCCAACCGCACCACCACACCGTCTCCCTCTCAGTCTCCCTCTCCGTCTATTCcttccccaaccccaaccccaacccctgCTTCccctagggctgtaaacggatcggattcgcctcggatagtgctatatccgcattcgcatccaattagctatcggacatattcggatagtgctaaacggatacagacacggatgctaatcggatattttatccgtttacatgtaaatatatcttttcggatagctatagcctatccgtttagctttcggacggattcgaaaaTAAATACGGAAActaattttgactattcatttacacccccaGCTTCCCCGCAACCCCACCTGCACAAATCAAAGCCATATATCTCTCAGTTCCTCTCGCAGTTGTTCTTGAGATGAATACCAAGCTTCAATTGCAATTGCTTCTCTGGGGtcagaaatttcaaaaaattataaattgcATCTTGGGTTCTACCACCACCCAATATTTTCCTGTCTTTTAATTTATCATCCCCCTAACAGATCTCACTTTCAATTTCTCACACAATCTTTCAATACTGATCTgtcttttttggtttgattttttctgATGAAGAAAACGAAAGGTATCTTTAACAGTTTCTTCTGTCTTTTCCCAAATTATCCTAATCTATCACTTGAATTTTTATATGGTTTCCCCTAAAAAACGTTAACTTGTTGACTTAATAAtgtcttcttgtttttttctccATAGATTGTTGTATCAACGAAGGTTtaaattggatttgattttgggATCTGGGTGGAACAACATATCTCATCACAGACCTTGTGGATCTTCTTGACCTGAAGAGGGATCTATAAAGCGGGGCAGTAGGTGACGCCGTGACGGTAGTGGCGACTAGCAACTAGAAGGTGACGGGGATAGATgcagggaggagagaggatgtgtggtgatgttgaggattgtagaataggaagaagaagaagaacgaggAGGAGAAGAGGCAGTGATGGGTGGGTTtattttaagggtaaaattgaaaaaaagaaaaaaagaaaaaaagtatatTGAGTAATTAGGTTACTTATAATCTGATGTAGGCACCTCAAACACAATATATGAAACATCAAATACCTAAATTATAATTTGTTAAGACATTAGGTATTTTGGTTGCCATTTACCCTTATGTTTTAAtgtaaagggtattttgatcaaaaGAATTTTAGAAGTTAACACCGTCCAATAATGGGTAACGATTGATATTATGatagttagtgggtgtgctttaaaataaAGGCAAATGTTAGGGGGTGACGttgataattttccttttttttttttggtctatcaAAAGGCCTTTGGACCCACACAAATTTattgaaacaaagaagagagattCCTTCTCTTAAGAAGAGAAGAGTTTACAATAGAGCTAGGAGGATTAACCCACCAAATAGAAGACAAAATTAACAAAGACACCTCTACCTAATATATGAGCTTCTTTGTTTAACAACCGAGGAACATACAGGAAAAATACAAGAGCAAAAGAAACTTTCAAGCATAAAATATCCTCTGCTATCACAGTCCCTACCCAACCCAAAGAAGCCGAcaaaccattcaagaaagcaaCTAGAGGTTTACAATCTGTAAACACTGAAATGCCATCTATCCCAATACTTCGAGCAAGCAGAAGAGCATCCCTGATTACCTCAGGCTCCATAGCTGTAGCTGAATCGCTGGATCCATGCTTACATTTGGCAGCAACAAAAGTACCCCTAGGATTACAAATCATCACTCCTCTACCTCCTAAAAAAGAAGAATTCCGAACACCATCAGTATAAATTCTAAATTGGCAAGAAATATTACGAGGAAGACTAATATTC
The sequence above is a segment of the Telopea speciosissima isolate NSW1024214 ecotype Mountain lineage chromosome 7, Tspe_v1, whole genome shotgun sequence genome. Coding sequences within it:
- the LOC122669455 gene encoding E3 ubiquitin-protein ligase ATL42-like — translated: MSTGFRPSFAVIIGVVAIMFSLTFLLLIYAKYCRRTPSSEFTIDDVDQRRFGFGFSLGELRAASSRRFSGIDKTVIESLPFFRFSSLKGAREGLECAVCLSKFEDTEILRLVPKCKHAFHIDCVDRWLESHSSCPLCRHQVDPSDLTIFTYSNSLRISRNPSDLTDDPNLELFVRREQNNDNNQVGSSSSRFSIGGSFRKIEIDKKGEELPIQEEQHVIIDGEDAGDGDDDDRKLLHKFKHMIIVSDVVCKNRWSDVNSSDLMLLNSEMLRVMSSRRFQSSASSNERFTPATASSDNGSSSNSTDQIILKIKEEMERKRVFESKLNNYSFSNSKVPSTPVSESTSELNRNNPRGPLILSGTRSVSETSFSRFPDHIEKNRRIKESFHRSGKDERIRKVWIPIARRTVQWFAGREQRSQQQSHSQSQQTSNV